A part of bacterium genomic DNA contains:
- a CDS encoding TonB-dependent receptor, with amino-acid sequence MPSTACRLVISTLIVLVVCPAPARAGQTSAPNDTLATRVPDLRVSAPGAPWGDTVLDGDELRDRAGHNVAENLAGLPGVAVVRRAAGAAEPVIRGLGWERVQTVLGAVPLYGACPGRMDPPAAYLTPAAAEDVAIFRRGGGNGLFAGATGGAIVARPDYRRRAGEGTGTDPWLEAGYESAREAWQVGGGLRGRADALDTKFAAGHTTADDYTAPDGRVVPAGATATTFAGSVAWLPRDGRRFWYAGTYVRETDVDFPSLPMDNVATDFRAHNLGWLETRDAGSLRRWELTAGFSAIDHLMDNALKSNRAMMRAATAADTRTFGAHANLELAPGEHWTLRTGLDASRLGRDATRTREMLMGPLADNTYVDRSWPDAVQFAGGAHLALTRNLADGLELELAGRGDVVDSRARAADAASLGGLTVREQYVRFYGADAADTDRTETLGQADLALRGAFGAAGANRWQVRTGVSSRAAGITERYYAFGPAPGGYQIGDPTLAAEKKWEIEGGVTLGSDRFTVAANVFHARVGDSILPTVVDRRDVNGDTVPDVIKGFVNVDAVLTGSEVGAEWRPTARIFVPITVSVVRGQNTTDDRALPEIPPLFGAAEVRWQALPGADTWLRAGCTFAADQDRIDPLFGEDATAGWAVWHVGLESRPRAGWRFVLRVDNLFDRLYNDHLTREAVLATDDLAAGDEVPAPGRSVTLSARLEF; translated from the coding sequence ATGCCGTCCACCGCCTGCCGCCTCGTGATCAGCACCCTGATCGTCCTGGTCGTCTGTCCGGCCCCCGCCCGGGCCGGCCAGACCTCAGCGCCAAACGACACCCTCGCCACCCGCGTGCCCGACCTGCGCGTCAGCGCGCCGGGGGCGCCGTGGGGCGACACCGTCCTGGACGGCGACGAGCTGCGCGACCGGGCCGGCCACAACGTGGCCGAGAACCTGGCGGGACTGCCCGGGGTCGCCGTGGTGCGCCGCGCCGCCGGCGCGGCGGAGCCGGTGATCCGGGGTCTCGGCTGGGAGCGCGTGCAGACCGTGCTCGGGGCCGTGCCCCTCTATGGGGCCTGCCCCGGCCGCATGGACCCGCCGGCGGCCTACCTGACACCGGCGGCGGCCGAGGACGTCGCGATCTTCCGTCGCGGCGGCGGCAACGGCCTCTTCGCCGGCGCCACGGGAGGCGCCATCGTGGCCCGCCCGGACTACCGCCGGCGGGCGGGCGAAGGCACCGGCACCGATCCCTGGCTCGAGGCGGGCTACGAGTCGGCCCGTGAAGCCTGGCAGGTGGGCGGTGGCCTCCGCGGCCGCGCCGACGCGCTCGACACCAAATTCGCCGCCGGCCACACGACGGCCGACGACTACACCGCCCCGGACGGTCGCGTGGTCCCCGCCGGCGCCACCGCCACCACGTTCGCCGGCTCGGTGGCCTGGCTGCCCCGCGACGGCCGGCGATTCTGGTACGCCGGCACCTATGTGCGCGAAACCGACGTCGACTTCCCCTCCCTGCCCATGGACAACGTGGCCACCGACTTCCGCGCCCACAACCTGGGCTGGCTGGAAACGCGCGACGCCGGCTCCCTGCGCCGCTGGGAACTCACCGCGGGATTCTCGGCCATCGACCACCTGATGGACAACGCCCTGAAGTCCAACCGCGCCATGATGCGCGCCGCGACGGCTGCCGACACCCGCACCTTCGGCGCCCACGCGAACCTCGAGCTCGCGCCGGGCGAGCACTGGACCCTGCGCACCGGCCTGGACGCCAGTCGCCTCGGCCGCGACGCCACCCGCACCCGCGAGATGCTCATGGGCCCCCTGGCCGACAACACCTACGTGGACCGGTCCTGGCCCGACGCCGTGCAGTTCGCCGGCGGCGCCCACCTCGCCCTGACTCGCAACCTCGCCGACGGCCTCGAACTCGAGCTCGCCGGCCGCGGCGACGTGGTCGACAGCCGCGCACGCGCCGCCGACGCGGCGAGCCTCGGCGGCCTGACGGTGCGCGAGCAGTACGTGCGCTTCTACGGCGCCGACGCCGCCGACACCGACCGCACCGAGACCCTCGGCCAGGCCGACCTCGCCCTGCGCGGGGCCTTCGGCGCCGCCGGCGCGAACCGCTGGCAGGTGCGGACGGGCGTGAGCAGCCGGGCCGCCGGCATCACCGAGCGCTACTACGCCTTCGGCCCGGCACCCGGCGGCTACCAGATCGGCGACCCGACCCTCGCGGCCGAAAAGAAGTGGGAGATCGAGGGCGGCGTCACCCTCGGCAGCGACCGTTTCACCGTGGCGGCGAACGTCTTCCACGCCCGGGTGGGCGACTCCATCCTGCCCACCGTGGTCGACCGGCGCGACGTGAACGGCGACACCGTCCCCGATGTCATCAAGGGCTTCGTCAACGTCGACGCCGTCCTGACGGGCAGCGAGGTGGGCGCCGAGTGGCGCCCGACGGCGCGGATCTTCGTGCCGATCACCGTGTCGGTGGTCCGGGGCCAGAACACGACCGACGACCGCGCCCTGCCCGAGATCCCGCCCCTGTTCGGCGCGGCCGAGGTGCGCTGGCAGGCCCTGCCGGGGGCGGACACCTGGCTGCGGGCGGGCTGCACCTTCGCCGCCGACCAGGACCGCATCGACCCCCTCTTCGGCGAGGACGCCACCGCCGGCTGGGCCGTCTGGCACGTGGGCCTGGAGAGTCGTCCGCGCGCCGGCTGGCGCTTCGTGCTGCGGGTCGACAACCTCTTCGACCGGCTCTACAACGACCACCTCACCCGCGAGGCGGTGCTCGCGACGGACGATCTCGCGGCGGGCGACGAGGTGCCGGCGCCGGGACGGAGCGTGACGCTCTCGGCGCGGCTGGAATTCTAG